From Pseudoxanthomonas sp. CF385, a single genomic window includes:
- a CDS encoding NADH-quinone oxidoreductase subunit C, with protein MAEQAANFTDQLRARFADATVSVAEPRGEVTLEVPSAVWHAVALALRDEFGFEQAVDVSGVDYLGYGDAEWDTADVSSEGFSRGVEGFGPGRFSWEQRPRDAARPNRFAVVLHLLSYQHNRRVRVRCFAPDDGLPVVASVSDVWPGLNWFEREAFDLYGIIFEGHPDLRRILTDYGFVGHPFRKDFPLIGNVEVRYDEEKKRVVYEPVTSVEPRVGVPRVIRDDARYQTAAGEAAAREGKA; from the coding sequence ATGGCTGAGCAAGCTGCAAACTTCACCGACCAGTTGCGCGCGCGTTTCGCCGACGCGACGGTCAGCGTCGCCGAGCCGCGCGGCGAGGTCACCCTGGAAGTGCCGTCCGCGGTCTGGCATGCGGTGGCGCTCGCGCTGCGCGACGAATTCGGCTTCGAGCAGGCCGTCGACGTCAGCGGCGTGGACTACCTGGGCTACGGCGACGCCGAGTGGGATACCGCCGACGTGTCGTCCGAAGGCTTCAGCCGCGGCGTCGAAGGCTTCGGCCCGGGCCGTTTCAGCTGGGAACAGCGTCCGCGCGACGCCGCCCGGCCGAACCGCTTCGCCGTGGTCCTGCACCTGCTGTCGTACCAGCACAACCGCCGCGTGCGCGTGCGCTGCTTCGCGCCGGACGACGGGCTGCCGGTCGTGGCCTCGGTGAGCGATGTGTGGCCCGGCCTTAACTGGTTCGAGCGCGAGGCGTTCGACCTGTACGGCATCATCTTCGAAGGCCATCCGGACCTGCGCCGCATCCTGACGGACTACGGGTTCGTCGGCCATCCGTTCCGCAAGGACTTCCCGCTGATCGGCAACGTCGAAGTCCGCTACGACGAAGAGAAGAAGCGCGTGGTCTACGAACCGGTCACCTCGGTCGAGCCGCGTGTCGGCGTGCCGCGCGTGATCCGCGATGACGCACGCTACCAGACCGCCGCCGGCGAAGCCGCGGCGCGCGAGGGCAAGGCATGA
- a CDS encoding NADH-quinone oxidoreductase subunit B, which translates to MGVIQTVDRLMNNPIPEGRVDDILRPEGDNPLLEKGYVTTSVDALMNWARTGSMWPMTFGLACCAVEMMHAGTSRLDLDRYGVVFRPSPRQSDVMIVAGTLVNKMAPALRKVYDQMPEPKWVISMGSCANGGGYYHYSYSVVRGCDRIVPVDVYVPGCPPTAEALVYGILQLQKKIWRTQTIAR; encoded by the coding sequence ATGGGAGTGATCCAGACCGTCGACCGTCTGATGAACAACCCGATCCCGGAAGGGCGGGTGGACGACATCCTGCGCCCCGAGGGCGACAACCCGCTGCTGGAAAAGGGCTACGTCACCACCAGCGTCGACGCGCTGATGAACTGGGCGCGCACCGGCTCGATGTGGCCGATGACGTTCGGCCTGGCCTGCTGCGCCGTGGAGATGATGCACGCCGGCACCTCGCGCCTGGACCTGGACCGCTACGGCGTGGTGTTCCGCCCGTCGCCGCGCCAGTCCGACGTGATGATCGTCGCCGGTACGCTGGTCAACAAGATGGCTCCGGCGCTGCGCAAGGTCTACGACCAGATGCCCGAACCGAAGTGGGTGATCTCGATGGGCAGCTGCGCCAACGGTGGCGGCTACTACCACTACTCGTACTCGGTGGTGCGCGGTTGCGACCGCATCGTGCCGGTGGACGTGTACGTGCCCGGTTGCCCGCCGACGGCCGAAGCGCTGGTGTACGGCATCCTGCAGTTGCAGAAGAAGATCTGGCGCACGCAGACCATCGCGCGCTGA
- a CDS encoding NADH-quinone oxidoreductase subunit A: protein MLANYLPTLLFLIVATGIGIALMVAGRFLGPRRPDVQKLSPYECGFEAFEDARMKFDVRYYLIAIQFIVFDLEIIFIVPWTLVFQELGPRALVTMGLFVGMLFLGFIYVWKKGALEWE from the coding sequence GTGCTGGCCAATTACCTGCCCACCCTGTTGTTCCTGATCGTCGCCACCGGCATCGGCATCGCGCTGATGGTGGCCGGACGCTTCCTCGGCCCCCGCCGGCCGGACGTGCAGAAGCTGTCCCCGTACGAATGCGGCTTCGAGGCGTTCGAAGACGCGCGCATGAAGTTCGACGTGCGCTACTACCTGATTGCCATCCAGTTCATCGTCTTCGATCTGGAAATCATCTTCATTGTTCCGTGGACGCTGGTGTTCCAGGAGCTGGGTCCGCGTGCGCTGGTCACGATGGGTCTGTTCGTGGGCATGCTGTTCCTCGGCTTCATTTACGTTTGGAAGAAGGGAGCGCTCGAATGGGAGTGA
- the secG gene encoding preprotein translocase subunit SecG, with protein sequence MWMLILNVVYVLVAIAIIALVLMQRGSGAQAGSGFGAGASGTVFGARGASNFLSKSTKWLAVAFFGISLFMAWYATHSARPTTQQNLGVMSQLPAATSEVPAGELPKPSTVPSTPIQAPAPAGTVPAAPQEAAPAPAAGEQQAPVTPPQGG encoded by the coding sequence ATGTGGATGTTGATCCTTAATGTGGTGTACGTGCTGGTGGCCATCGCGATCATCGCGCTGGTGCTGATGCAGCGCGGCTCGGGCGCGCAGGCCGGTTCCGGCTTCGGCGCCGGTGCGTCGGGCACGGTGTTCGGTGCGCGCGGCGCGTCCAACTTCCTGTCCAAGAGCACCAAGTGGCTGGCCGTAGCGTTCTTCGGCATCAGCCTGTTCATGGCGTGGTACGCGACCCACAGTGCGCGCCCGACCACCCAGCAGAACCTGGGCGTGATGTCGCAGCTGCCGGCCGCCACGTCGGAAGTCCCGGCGGGCGAACTGCCCAAGCCGTCGACCGTGCCGAGCACCCCGATCCAGGCGCCGGCGCCCGCCGGTACCGTGCCCGCCGCCCCGCAGGAAGCCGCGCCCGCGCCGGCCGCCGGCGAGCAGCAGGCGCCGGTGACGCCGCCGCAGGGCGGCTGA
- the tpiA gene encoding triose-phosphate isomerase, whose amino-acid sequence MRRKLVAGNWKLHGNRGFATALMDELVAGLPLDGVDLLVLPPLPYLGELIEDYGDRGVAFGAQDVSSNEKGAYTGEVSASMLVDVGARYGLVGHSERRQYHDESSEFVARKFVAAKNAGLIPVLCVGETEQQRKDGQTEFRILKQLEAVFDAAGLQAFADAVISYEPVWAIGTGLTATPAQAQAVHAFIRGEVAARDARIADSLTLLYGGSVKPDNAAELFAQPDVDGGLVGGASLVARDFLAIAQAAAGRG is encoded by the coding sequence ATGCGCCGCAAGCTTGTGGCTGGGAACTGGAAGCTCCACGGCAACCGTGGGTTCGCCACCGCGCTGATGGACGAGCTGGTCGCCGGCCTCCCGCTGGACGGCGTGGACCTGCTGGTCCTGCCGCCGCTGCCTTACCTGGGCGAGCTGATCGAAGACTACGGCGACCGCGGGGTCGCGTTCGGTGCGCAGGACGTCAGCAGCAACGAAAAGGGCGCTTATACCGGTGAAGTCTCGGCTTCCATGCTGGTCGACGTGGGGGCGCGCTACGGCCTGGTCGGCCATTCCGAGCGCCGCCAGTACCACGACGAGAGCAGCGAGTTCGTGGCGCGCAAGTTCGTCGCCGCAAAGAACGCCGGCCTGATTCCCGTGCTGTGCGTGGGCGAGACCGAACAGCAGCGCAAGGACGGCCAGACCGAGTTCCGCATCCTCAAGCAGCTGGAGGCCGTGTTCGACGCCGCCGGCCTGCAGGCGTTCGCCGACGCGGTGATTTCGTACGAGCCGGTCTGGGCGATCGGTACCGGCCTGACCGCCACGCCGGCGCAGGCGCAGGCGGTGCATGCGTTCATCCGTGGCGAAGTGGCCGCGCGCGATGCTAGAATCGCCGATTCACTGACCCTCCTGTACGGGGGCAGCGTGAAGCCCGACAACGCCGCGGAACTGTTTGCGCAGCCCGATGTCGATGGAGGGCTGGTGGGCGGCGCTTCCCTGGTCGCCCGGGATTTCCTGGCCATCGCGCAAGCGGCGGCCGGCCGGGGGTGA
- a CDS encoding SDR family oxidoreductase, whose translation MTDTFPAPTSGHALVTGASSGIGEQIAREYARRGVPLVLTARRADRLQALADELAAQVPVEVIACDLADPAAPATLVAELERRGIAVRILVNNAGYGVPGRYRASEWAVHAAFLQVMVTAVGELCWRLLPAIRASGQGRIINVASFAALMPAAEGQTLYAPAKSFLLKLSEALALENADRGVHVTALCPGFTYSEFHDVTGTRARMQVSPTMWLQATDVARAGIDGNERGEVLVVPGWRYRLMHAIVKLLPHRVALGLMARNSRKVRPLN comes from the coding sequence ATGACCGACACCTTCCCTGCCCCGACTTCCGGCCACGCCCTCGTCACCGGCGCCTCCAGTGGCATCGGCGAACAGATCGCGCGCGAGTACGCGCGGCGCGGCGTGCCCCTGGTGCTGACGGCACGCCGCGCGGACCGCCTGCAGGCGCTGGCGGACGAACTGGCGGCGCAGGTGCCCGTCGAGGTGATCGCCTGCGACCTGGCGGACCCCGCCGCGCCGGCCACCCTCGTGGCCGAACTCGAACGCCGCGGCATCGCGGTGCGGATCCTCGTCAACAACGCCGGCTACGGTGTGCCGGGTCGCTATCGCGCCAGCGAGTGGGCGGTGCATGCGGCCTTCCTGCAGGTCATGGTCACGGCCGTCGGCGAACTGTGCTGGCGCCTGCTGCCCGCGATCCGCGCCAGCGGCCAGGGCCGCATCATCAACGTGGCCTCGTTCGCCGCGCTGATGCCCGCGGCGGAAGGCCAGACGCTGTATGCGCCGGCGAAGAGCTTCCTGCTCAAGCTGAGCGAGGCGCTTGCGCTCGAGAACGCCGATCGCGGCGTCCACGTCACCGCGCTGTGCCCGGGCTTCACCTATTCCGAATTCCACGACGTCACCGGCACCCGTGCCCGCATGCAGGTATCGCCGACGATGTGGCTGCAGGCCACCGACGTCGCACGTGCCGGCATCGACGGCAACGAGCGTGGCGAGGTGCTGGTGGTGCCGGGCTGGCGATACCGGCTGATGCACGCGATCGTGAAGCTGCTTCCTCACCGGGTCGCGCTGGGCCTGATGGCGCGCAATTCGCGCAAAGTGCGTCCGCTGAATTAA
- a CDS encoding 2-oxoglutarate and iron-dependent oxygenase domain-containing protein yields the protein MSARIPTLDITRFETDREAFVAELGAAYREWGFAGIRNHGIPQAQIDAAYDVFKRFFALPDEVKKQYHVPGGGGARGYTPFGVETAKDSKHFDLKEFWHVGREIPEESKYRDVMPPNLWPVEVPGFKEHGYGLYQALDQLGSRVLSALALHIGLPEDYFVDKTNSGNSILRPIHYPPITADDIPNVRAGAHEDINLITLLVGASAAGLEVRSKQGEWVPFTSDADTIVVNIGDMLQRLTNHVYPSTTHRVTNPPGEQARQPRYSVPFFLHPNPDFLIDVLPSTITAENPSRYPEPITAQGYLEERLREIKLK from the coding sequence ATGAGCGCCCGTATCCCCACGCTGGACATCACCCGTTTCGAAACCGACCGTGAAGCCTTCGTCGCCGAGCTGGGCGCGGCCTATCGCGAGTGGGGTTTCGCCGGCATCCGCAACCACGGCATCCCGCAGGCGCAGATCGATGCGGCCTACGACGTGTTCAAGCGTTTCTTCGCGCTGCCGGACGAGGTGAAGAAGCAGTACCACGTGCCCGGCGGCGGTGGTGCGCGCGGCTACACGCCGTTCGGCGTGGAAACCGCGAAGGACTCCAAGCACTTCGACCTGAAGGAGTTCTGGCACGTCGGCCGCGAGATCCCCGAGGAGTCGAAGTATCGCGACGTCATGCCGCCGAACCTGTGGCCCGTCGAGGTCCCCGGTTTCAAGGAGCACGGGTACGGCCTGTACCAGGCGCTGGACCAGTTGGGTTCGCGCGTGCTGTCGGCGCTGGCGCTGCACATCGGCCTGCCGGAGGACTATTTCGTCGACAAGACGAACTCGGGCAATTCGATCCTGCGTCCGATCCATTACCCGCCGATCACCGCCGACGACATCCCGAACGTACGCGCCGGCGCGCACGAGGACATCAACCTGATCACGCTGCTGGTCGGCGCGAGTGCCGCGGGCCTGGAAGTGCGTTCCAAGCAGGGCGAATGGGTGCCGTTCACCTCCGACGCCGACACCATCGTGGTCAACATCGGCGACATGCTGCAGCGCCTGACCAACCACGTGTATCCGTCGACGACGCATCGCGTGACCAACCCGCCGGGCGAACAGGCGCGCCAGCCGCGCTATTCGGTGCCGTTCTTCCTGCACCCGAATCCGGATTTCCTGATCGACGTGCTGCCATCGACGATCACGGCCGAAAATCCCTCGCGCTATCCGGAGCCGATCACCGCCCAGGGTTACCTGGAAGAGCGCCTGCGCGAGATCAAGCTGAAATAA